In one window of Mercurialis annua linkage group LG4, ddMerAnnu1.2, whole genome shotgun sequence DNA:
- the LOC126679521 gene encoding myb family transcription factor PHL8-like: MQNLGLNGLLKATPKIVLRMMDYKEIQSTQGESKARIAEGIRNPIDESFQIAQALEMKKEVQRKLHEQIEVQVVGLLCRIPEK, encoded by the exons ATGCAAAACTTAGGCTTAAATGGACTCCTGA AGGCAACGCCAAAGATTGTGTTGAGGATGATGG ATTACAAAGAGATACAAAGTACTCAAGGCGAATCTAAAGCACGCATTGCTGAGGGAATCCGAAATCCAATCGACGA AAGCTTTCAGATTGCTCAGGCTCTTGAAATGAAAAAGGAAGTGCAGAGAAAACTTCATGAACAGATTGAG GTTCAAGTGGTTGGCTTGCTTTGCAGAATTCCTGAGAAATAA